A window from Kluyveromyces lactis strain NRRL Y-1140 chromosome E complete sequence encodes these proteins:
- a CDS encoding uncharacterized protein (no similarity): MRTRVEESWLTSFFFLLDLPIEKEPAIRVQQGHLMARLWGSSFFLLRKHSRNTILIGRLILFIPLKFVMGLSLSWISMWHLLIFVCISKAPLETIENHLRDLTSEKMCRHKVTQKCELTYLKKISEVKNNTSLMLGFLWQIGFLIRKRIRERASSEELAFANSSICTRDSQATFLLIFNNDLGSSGQVCPMHKRFLFFLRLLVLSHK, from the coding sequence ATGAGAACCAGAGTGGAGGAGAGCTGGCtcacttcttttttttttttgcttgATTTGCCTATAGAAAAGGAACCGGCTATTCGGGTCCAACAGGGCCACTTGATGGCACGGCTCTGGGGaagttccttttttttgttacGAAAACATAGTAGAAATACAATACTAATCGGCCGTCTGATCCTCTTCATTCCGTTAAAATTTGTAATGGGATTATCTCTATCTTGGATATCTATGTGGcatcttttgatttttgtGTGTATCTCGAAGGCACCTTTAGAGACGATAGAAAATCATCTGCGTGACTTAACGTCTGAGAAAATGTGCAGGCATAAAGTGACACAAAAATGCGAATTGACATatctaaaaaaaatttctgAAGTTAAAAATAATACAAGCTTAATGTTGGGGTTTTTGTGGCAAATCGGTTTCCTAATTAGGAAAAGAATCCGTGAACGAGCCTCGAGTGAAGAGTTAGCTTTTGCTAACAGTTCGATATGTACGCGTGATTCTCAAGCAACATTTCTCTTGATTTTCAATAACGATCTCGGCTCTTCCGGACAGGTATGTCCTATGCATAAacgtttccttttctttctccGATTACTAGTGCTGTCACATAAATAA
- a CDS encoding uncharacterized protein (similar to uniprot|P32837 Saccharomyces cerevisiae YDL210W UGA4 Permease that serves as a gamma-aminobutyrate (GABA) transport protein involved in the utilization of GABA as a nitrogen source catalyzes the transport of putrescine and delta-aminolevulinic acid (ALA) localized to the vacuolar membrane) yields the protein MGDDQESMSKSSGAVEHLINRNNSNDEIGFGSVSELRVVTSAHGAPIRYIDALSATSDTQVLAEIGYKEELKREYSTVQIFGVAFSIMGLLPSIASTMDGGLAAGAVGLNWGWFVAGGLILSVGIALGELSSSIPTAGAVYVACYQWAPEKWRKCISYSVGFLDTLSLCASVCSIVYGLAQQILSAVVVGNPDFEVTDPITYGVFCACIVAITVLTSMNSKITARLQTFSIIANVFLIILFFIVLPIGVSRSDKVSFNKASYIFGDVQNLTDWNTGWSWCINGLTPAIWTIGAYDSCLHMAEEAKDARRAVPIGIVASISSCWILGWLICIVILACMNPDVNAIVNSPYGQGITQVFQDALGKRWTLTFLSLIIICQFLMGASTVLANSRQFWAFARDDGIPFSKFFKKVDERSHVPMRSIWGSSFFSIALGALCLAGDTAADALFSLSIAGMYMALVFPIALRLTYGRKDFRPGPFYLGHFWSTANGWLAVFFQLFAVLMVMFPYDKSGITKETMNYTVVIGPGFWVLSLIYYFVWQRKFYEGPKSNLTDEEFVEAVGEDAIDAMLSNYSQAHQDKLS from the coding sequence ATGGGTGACGATCAAGAGTCTATGAGTAAAAGCAGTGGTGCCGTTGAGCACTTGATCAATAGAAATAATTCCAACGATGAAATAGGGTTTGGTTCAGTTTCTGAGCTAAGAGTAGTAACCAGTGCTCATGGTGCTCCTATCAGGTATATCGATGCACTAAGTGCTACGTCCGATACACAAGTGTTAGCTGAAATCGGTTATaaggaagaattgaaaagagaatattCTACAGTACAAATTTTTGGTGTTGCGTTTTCGATTATGGGTCTACTGCCTTCTATTGCGTCTACCATGGACGGTGGGTTAGCTGCAGGTGCAGTTGGTTTGAATTGGGGTTGGTTTGTTGCCGGTGGATTGATTCTCAGTGTTGGTATCGCACTTGGTGAACTTTCCAGTTCTATTCCAACTGCTGGGGCAGTGTACGTAGCATGTTATCAATGGGCTCCAGAAAAATGGAGGAAGTGTATTAGTTACAGTGTTGGTTTCTTAGACACTTTATCGCTATGTGCATCAGTTTGTTCCATTGTCTACGGGTTAGCACAACAGATCTTGTCAGCAGTTGTGGTGGGAAATCCAGATTTCGAAGTCACCGACCCGATCACGTATGGTGTTTTCTGTGCCTGTATAGTAGCCATTACTGTGCTAACTTCGATGAATTCTAAGATCACTGCTAGGTTACAAACGTTTTCCATCATCGCAAACGTGTTTTTAATCATATTATTCTTTATCGTTCTACCAATTGGTGTCTCAAGATCAGATAAAGTATCGTTCAACAAAGCATCGTACATCTTCGGGGATGTTCAAAACTTAACTGATTGGAACACAGGCTGGTCCTGGTGTATCAACGGGTTAACACCGGCCATTTGGACCATTGGTGCATACGATTCATGTTTACACATGGCTGAGGAAGCTAAAGACGCAAGAAGAGCTGTGCCAATCGGGATTGTCGCATCTATCTCTTCATGTTGGATTCTTGGGTGGTTAATCTGTATTGTGATTTTAGCCTGTATGAACCCTGATGTGAACGCAATTGTAAACTCCCCATATGGTCAAGGTATTACCCAAGTTTTCCAAGATGCGTTGGGTAAGAGATGGACTCTAACGTTCTTGTCTCTTATCATCATTTGTCAATTCTTAATGGGTGCCTCCACTGTGTTGGCAAACTCAAGACAATTCTGGGCCTTTGCCAGAGATGACGGCATCCCATTCTCtaaattcttcaagaaagtgGACGAAAGATCCCACGTTCCAATGCGTTCCATCTGGGGTTCATCCTTCTTCTCCATTGCATTGGGTGCTCTATGTTTAGCCGGAGATACAGCAGCAGATGCACTATTCTCTCTATCTATTGCCGGTATGTATATGGCATTGGTATTCCCTATCGCATTGAGACTCACTTACGGTAGGAAAGATTTCAGACCAGGTCCATTCTACTTGGGTCACTTCTGGTCCACGGCAAACGGTTGGTTAGCCGTGtttttccaacttttcgCAGTCCTAATGGTCATGTTCCCTTACGACAAATCCGGTATCACTAAAGAGACCATGAATTACACAGTCGTTATTGGACCTGGATTCTGGGTTCTATCTCTAATATATTATTTCGTTTGGCAAAGAAAATTCTACGAGGGTCCTAAATCTAATTTGACAGACGAAGAATTCGTCGAAGCTGTCGGCGAAGACGCTATCGATGCTATGCTATCAAATTATTCACAAGCACACCAAGACAAATTGTCTTAA